The region CCGTCGCAGACGTTGTCTGCTGCAAGCTGGAATAGTCTTTTAAAAAGCCTGAATACTGTTCGGGAGCCGCGACTTTTGACGCACAGCCAGCCAGCGCTAACAGACCAGAAAGCACTGCCACTTTAAAAAAAGGATGAGTACGCATTATGGTATTCCATGTTATCTGCAAGTATGCATTTGAAGTTATAACAAAAAACCGGGCGATGTGTTGTGGCAAAAAATGACGAAGACAGCACAAATAGTGAAAAAATGCCCGGACGGAGGCCGGGCGGTGAAATATTACTCTTTCAGATCGACCTGCCAGAACAGATGTTTGCCAAAGGGATCGATTTCATAGCCTGTGACCTCTTTACGGACTGGCTCAAAGATTGTCGAGTGGGCAATCATTACCGCCGGCATTTGATCGTGCATCATCTGCTGCGCCTGCTTGTACAGCGCCACGCGTTTTTCGCGATCGGTTATCGATTTTGCTTCGGCAATCAGGTCATCAAACGGCTTATAACACCATTTCGCCGAGTTCGACCCGCCGTTGGCGGACGTACAGGTAAAGAGCGGGCCGAAGAAGTTATCCGGATCGCCCGTCGCCGTTGTCCAGCCCATCAGCGCGGCCTGATGCTCCCCGCCTTTCACGCGCTTCAGGTATTCGCCCCATTCGTAGGTCACGATTTTGGCCTGCACGCCAACTTTCGACCAGTCCGCCTGGATCATCTCCGCCATACGCTTCGCGTTCGGGTTATAGGGCCGCTGCACGGGCATCGCCCACAGTTCGATGCTGACGCCATAGGCAAATCCCGCTTCCGTTAACAGCGCTTTCGCTTTTTCAGGATCGTAATCGTAATCTTTCAGCGCACTGTCGGCACTCCAGACGCCAGGGGGCAGCAGGTTTTTCGCCGCCGTACCGGTGCCGTGGAAGACCGCCTCAATGATGGCGGGTTTGTTAATCGCCATCGCCAGCGCCTGGCGCACTTTTACGTTGTCCAGCGGCGGCTTTTGCGTGTTAAACGCGAGGAAACCGGTATTCAGCCCGGCCTTGCTCATCAGGTTGATGTCTTTGTTCGCCTTCATACGCGGCAAATCCGCCGGGTTCGGGAACGGCATCACCTGACATTCGTTCTTCTCCACTTTGGCAAAGCGCACCGAGGCGTCCGGCGTGATGGTGAACACCAGACGATCCAGCTTCGATTTCCCCTGCCAGTAGTCCGGGAAGGCGGTAAAGAGGATGCGGGAATCTTTTTGATACTGTGCGAGCTTAAACGGCCCGGTGCCAATCGGCTGCATATCGACCTTTTCCGGCGTGCCCGCTTTCAGCATGGCATCGGCATACTCCGCCGACAGGATGGAGGCAAAGTACCACGCCAGATCAGCGACAAAAGGCGCTTCCGGGTGCGCCAGAGTGAAGCGCACGGTGTGATCGTCAACTTTATCAATGGCGGTAATCAGGCTGCCGAACTCCAGACTTTCGAAGTTGGAATAACTGCCGTTTGAGACGTTATGGTACGGATGATTCACATCCTTCTGGCGCATAAACGAGAAAATCACGTCATCCGCGTTGAAGTCGCGCGTCGGCGTGAACAGCTTATTACTGTGGAATTTCACTCCTTTGCGCAGATGGAAGGTGTAAATCTTGCCATCCTCGCTGACTTCCCAGCTTTCCGCCAGGCTCGGCACCAGTTCGGTGGTGCCCGGTTTGAAATCGACCAGACGGTTATAAACCGGTACCGCGCTGGCGTCCACGCTGGTTCCCGAGGTATAGAGCTGAGGATTGAAGTTTTCCGGCGATCCTTCAGAGCAATACACCAGCGTTTTTGCCGCGACGGTGGAACTGACCGTCAGCGCAGCAAGCGCCAGCGTTATCATTGTGAATGTGCTTTTCATCATTTATTCCTGTCTTTTTAATTCGACGGCTAATTACTTCTTTTGCCATTCCATAAATAACATTAAAGTGTTGACGCAAACACATGAAAAATAAATACAGAAGGAAACACTATGGGCTCAGAACTCTCCAGACAATTAACCCAACGCTTTTTCCGCTATCTCGCCATCACCAGCCAGAGCGATCCGAAAGTCAAAACGCTGCCCTCCACCCCGGGCCAGCATGAGATGGCGCGGGAGCTGGCGAAGGAGCTGGAAACGCTGGGGTTAGACGATATTGTGATTGATGAGTTCGCCACCGTTACCGCCGTAAAAAAAGGCAATGTTCCCGGCGCGCCGCGTATTGGTTTTATTACCCATATCGACACCGTCGACGTCGGTTTATCCCCGGATATTCATCCACAAATATTAACGTTTACGGGGGATGATCTCTGTCTGAATAAAGAGAAAGAGATCTGGTTGCGCGTAAAAGAGCATCCGGAAATTCTGGCTTATCCTGATGAAGAGATTATTTTCAGCGACGGAACCAGCGTATTAGGCGCAGATAATAAATCCGCCGTCACGGTGGTGATGACGGTGCTGGAAAACCTGACCGCTGAGCACAAGCATGGCGATATTGTGGTGGCGTTTGTGCCCGACGAAGAGATTGGCCTGTGTGGTGCGAAAGCGCTGGATCTAAAGCGCTTCGACGTCGATTTTGCCTGGACCATCGACTGCTGCGAGCTGGGGGAAATTGTTTACGAAAACTTTAACGCGGCGGCGGCGGAAATTCGCTTTACCGGCGTCACGGCCCACCCGATGTCCGCCAAAGGCGTGCTCGTCAACCCGCTGCTGATGGCAACGGATTTCATCAGCCATTTCGACCGCCAGCAAACCCCGGAGTGCACCGAGGGGCGCGAGGGTTACATCTGGTTTAACGGCATCCAGGCCGGGCAAAACGAAGCGGTACTGAAAGCCAACATCCGTGATTTTGACAAAGAGGGATTTGCCGCCCGCAAGCAGCAGATTGCCGATGTGGCGGCGCGAATTGCCGCACAGCATCCCACGGCAAAGGTGGAGTATCGCATTGAGGATACCTACAGCAATATCAGCAATGCGATTGGCGAAGACCGCCGCGCGATCGACCTGATGTTCGAAGCGATGGAATCGCTCGGCATCACGCCCAGGCCAACGCCGATGCGCGGCGGCACGGACGGCGCGGCCCTGTCAGCCAAAGGTTTGCTCACCCCGAACTTCTTCACCGGCGCCCATAACTTCCACTCGAAGTTTGAGTTTTTACCGCTGTCGTCGTTCGAGGCGTCCTATCGCACTGCCCTGCAACTCTGTCTGCTGGCCGCGCGTTAAGCGGGCTTGCGTGCAAGCATGGTGGCGAAGCGCAGCTTGATACGGTTCCCGTTGGCATCGGTACGGTGGAGTTCCCCCACCTCTTCGTTGTACTTGATCAACTCCCAGCCTTCGTAATAGTGGCTCAGTTCACCGGTTTTGAAGGCAAACGGGAAGCCGACGGTGCACGGATAGTCCTCCGTGTCCATCGCGGCAACAATCAGGTTATAGCCGCCCGGTTTGGTGCAACCCTGCATATTGGCGATAAGACCAGGGATGGTTTTCGCTTCAAGGAACATCAACACGACGGTGGAGAGAATAAAGTCGTATTCGCCATCAAAGGTCAGGGTGTTCAGATCCTTAATCGCCGTTTTCAGGTTCGCAATCCCTTCCGCCGCCTTAATGCGCTCGATGTTATCGATGCTCATCGGATTTTTATCCCACGCCGTTACGTCATAGCCGTTGGCCGCCAGGTAGAGGCTGTTGCGGCCATTTCCGCAACCGAGATCGAGCGTTTTACCCGGCTTAACAATGCCCGCGCTATAAAGCACCTCTGAGTGGGTGCGGGTCAGACCATATTTCTCAGTAAAGTAGTTTTCATCGACAGTCATTATTTTTCCTCAGATTGCATAAGCAGTGCCTTATCAGCGCGCACCAGAAGTTTGCCCTGCATCAGCAAGATAAAAGTACGGACCAGCAGCATCGCGATGATGGCGTTGGTGAAAATAAACAGGGGAACCGCGAGGGCATGAAAGAACCCTGACGGACTGCTCTGCCCAAGATGTAAACCGGTGGTCGCCAGCGCCGACACCCCGAACGAGAAGCTCCAGAACGACGCGTTGAACGGCTGCGACAGATACCACGGCATCAGACGCAGCATAAACAGGAGTTGCAACAGACCATAGCCGAAAAGCATTTTGGCGAAGGTGTCCGCTTCGCCGCCGTTGACGCTAAACCAGGCGCTACAGGCCACCAGGGCAGGCGCAAGCTGGATCCCGAGCGAGGTACGAAGCGCCGCGGGCAGTTCGCCCGCGCTGCGCAGGCGTTGCAAAATGACCGGCTCCAGGCTCAGCCAGGAAAAGACCCCGGCGCCAAGGAACACCAGCCCCGCATCGTGGAAACCCAGCGCACCGCAGGCCATCGCGCTGATAAAATTGTTCGCTACCGTCGGCAGATACAGTCCTGGCGTCGTGGCCTCTTCCGGATGCTTACCGCGCCATAGCCCGGCGCTTTGCCAGGCGGCATACGCAAGCTGGATCACCACGCCCACGCCAAACAACCCCAGCGCCACCGGGCGATACCACGGCACAAAGCCGATGGCCACCAGCAGCGTTGTGGCAGGAAAAAGGCTGACAAAACTGCTCATTACCGGATGTCGCATCTCGGACAGCACGCTATGTGGAAACCGTACCGCACGGGTAAGAAACGCCACGCTCAGAAGGAACCACATCGCCACCGCCAGCGCCACCAGGATCTCGCCCGGCCAGCGCGTCACCGGCCAGATGGTACCGGCGTAACGCCAGGCGAACCCCATGCCTATGGTCCCGAGGACCATACCGAAATACCCGGCGGGCAAGTTAAGAACGCGTTGGTTTTGGTTATGCATTTTTTTTAAACTTTAAAATGTATTTTAAATGCCATTTTAAGGGGTTTCCTGAGCGGACGCCAGCACTTCGAAAAGCCAAAAGTTTGCTACGTTTAGTGAAAGGCTTTTCAGGGATAACGCGATGACAAAATATCGGCTAAGCAATGAAACCCGTCTCTGGCGCTGGCAGGACGGATCGACGCCGTGCACAACCTCCCTCAGACAAATTATTGCCGTGAAGGATTTTAACGATGTGACCCGCGGGACAAAAGGTGGTTGGGTTGAGGATGAGAACGCGCTCGCCCAGGACGGGGATTGCTGGGTTTACGATGAAAACAGCGTGGTATTTGCCGGGGCCAGGATATGCGGTAATGCCCGCCTCACCCAACCCTGCATCGTAAGCCACCGCGCACACGTTGGCGGCAACAGCTGGCTTGACGCGGCAGAGGTGAGTCACGGGGCGATAATAAGTGACAACGTCACCATTCAGCATTCCAGCGTACGCGGGGAATGCCGTATCGCCGGTGATGCGCGGGTGCTGCACAATAGCATGGTGATTGCAGCCAAAGGGCTGACGCCCGACCGTGAGCAGATCCTGCAAATTTATGACAGAGCCACGGTCAGCCAGTCGCGTATTGTGCATCAGGCGCAAATCTACGGCGATGCCATGGTGACCTGGGCCTTCGTTGAGCACCGCGCGGAGGTGTTCGATCGCGCCATTCTTGAGGGCAACGCGCTTAATAACGTCTGGGTGTGCGACTGCGCCAAAGTGTACGGCAACGCCCGCCTGCTGGCCGGTTCAGAGGACGATGCCATCCCGACGTTGCGGTACAGTTCACAGGTTGCGGAAAATGCTCTCGTCGAAGGCAACTGCGTGATCAAACACCACGTGTTGATAGGCGGTGAGGCGTGGTTACGTGGCGGGCCGATCCTGATTGATGACAAGGTGGTCATTCAGGGGCGGGCGCGTATCAGCGGCGATGTGCTGATTGAGCATCAGGTGGAAGTAACGGACGATGCGGTTATCGAGGCGTTTGAGGGTGAAAGCATTCACGTCCGGGGATCTAAAGTGATCAACGGCGACACGCGGATCACCCGAACGCCGCTGCTGGGGGCACTATAGCGGGAAAATCCTGGCATAAAGATTCACATCATCGAAGCGGCCGTTGAGCATTTCCGCTTCCCGCATACAACCTTCCAGCGTGAATCCGTTGCGCTGCGCCACCCGGTTACTGCTCTGGTTATCCACGCGACATTTGATCACAAAGCGGCGGATCTCGCCGCGCTCAACGTAATAGCGCATAAACGCCTGGAGCGCCTGAGAGAGAATGCCCTGCCCCTGATGCGCTTCGTCGAGCCAGTAGCCGATGTATCCGGCCTTATTCGCAGGCTCTATCGCGTTAAATGAAAGCACGCCCACCAGTTCATCCTTCATGAAAATCAGGAACATTTTGGCGTAACCGCGCTGGTGCAGCATCTGGTTGCTCTGCACGTTGCGGCGCGTGTCCTCTTCGCTGCCGACATGTTGCGCCCAGTCGAAGGCGGTTTGCAGCCAGGTTTTGTTTTTGATGACGAGGTTGTGCAGATCGAAGGTATAGCGCTCGTCGACGGCGCGAAGCTCGATTTCCTGGTTAATGGGGATAATTTCTGAAGTCATAGTGCCTCTTAATTGCCGGGTGGCGGCTTCGCCTTACCCGGCACAATCCCAAAATGACTAGCGCATAATCCGGTCGTCAACGTAGTTACGTTTGTCCGGTGCGGGCGGGAAGTACTGGTACAGCCAGGTCTCGCTGATGGCATCGCCCTGACAGCGCAGGAACAGGCGCATATCCACCGGCTCGGTGGAGTCAGAGGTTGGATACCAGTCAAACAGAATGCGATACCCGTCGAACGGTTCGACATAGAGGATCTCCACCTGCTTCGCTTCACCGCTGGACAGGGTGATCACCGGCTCAATGCCCTTCGGCGCGGCGGCCTTCAGATCGCCCCCGACGAAGTCAATGGCAAAGCGACGGGCCCACACTTTCGGGTAGTTTTCACCCGGCGCCCAGCCTTCCGGGAAGCCGCCCATACCGGTACGGGTGGCGTAGACGTTAGCCAGCGGCGAACGCACCGGTGGCTGTGCGCTCCAGTAAAGACGGTATTTGAAGTCCAGTTCATCGCCCGCCTGCACCGGTTTCTCCGGCTGCCAGAAGCAGACCACGTTATCGAGCGTCTCGCCGGTTGTCGGGATTTCCATCAGCGCAATGGCGCCTTTACCCCAGTTGTTGCGCGGCTCGACCCACAGGCTTGGTCGCTTGTTATACCAGCCCATCACGTCCTGATAGTGTGAGAAGTCACGGTCAAGCTGCAACAAGCCGAAGCCTTTCGGGTTTTTATCCTGATAGGCGTTAAATTGCAGCTTTTGCGGGTTGTTCAGCGGTCGGCAGATCCACTCCCCGTTTCCGCGCCACATCGCCAGACGGTCTGAATCGTGGATCTGCGGATGAATGGTGTCACACATGCGGCGTTCGTTATTGCCGCAGCTAAACATGCTGGTCATCGGCGAGATGCCAAGCTGCTTGATGTCTTTGCGCGCGTAGAGGTGGTTTTCAACGTCCATGATCACCTGGCTCTTCTCACAGTGGATCACAAACTTATAGGCACCGGTAATGCTCGGGCTGTCCAGCAGCGCATAGACGGTAAAGGTGGTATCACCCGGCTTAACGGTTTCAAACCAGAAGGAGGTGAAGTCCGGGAACTCTTCCGGGGTGTCGGTAAAGGTATCTACCGCCAGACCGCGCGCGGAAAGGCCGTACTGGTAGGTATCATCCACCGCGCGGAAGTAGCTCGCGCCCAGGAACGAAACGATATCGCGTCGGGCCAGCTCTGGCGCTTTAAAGACGCGGAACCCGGCGAATCCGAGGTCGCTCTGCCCTTCAAGCTGGCGGGTATCCACGCCCGTATCGCCGTAGCTGAACAGTTCAGGCCGGAAGTGAATTTCACGCGCCTGCGAGGTCGTTTGATCCAGCGAGAACATGCGCACGCGGCGGCGGAACCCCATCCCCATATGGAAGAACTGGGCGTCCAGCTGTCGGCCTTCAATGTTATTCCACAGCGACTGCTTCTCATCGTAACGGATGGCGTTGTACGCCTGCGGCGTCATGGTCGCCAGCGTTTCCGGCAGCGGACGTGGCGCACCGCCCCACGGGGTTTTCGCCAGATCGTGCGCCATGGATTGCAGAACAGAGAAGTCAAAGCGGCGGCTCTGACCGTCTGCAATGTCGGAATCAGCAGCATACGCCGCCTGGGAAAACAGAGAAGCAAGGCCAGAAGTGCCGCTCAGGGCAGCCATTGCCAGGGAACCTTTGAGAAAACGTCTGCGATTCATGCCTGAGAAAACGTCCTTATGGTCGTGTGAATGAGTTTCGCGCGCAGCGAAATGACGGCAAGAAAGAACGCACAGCCTAAACAAAAACGGTTAAGAATCCAATTGTTGGCGGGTGATTATCTGAACAAACCGAGAAATATTTTCTGTCGACCAGAACGGCCTGAAAAAGGGGTAAAGTTATGTATAAAAATGCCCCGGTGCGACATCGACAACCGGGGCGAATGAGGCGGTTATTTTACGCTGACATCGATACCCGGAAAGTACTTATCAGCCAGTTTCGCGATCGTGCCGTCGGCACGTACTTTATCAATTGCGGCATCAAGCTGCTTTTTGGTGGCTTCATCCCCCTTACGCAGCCCAAAGCCGATCCCACTGCCGAGGATAGTGTCGTCCGACACCGGTTTGCCGATAAAGCCAAACCCTTTACCCTGCGGCTTGCTGAGGAAACCGGCCTGCCCGGCCGCTGACATCACCAGCGAGGCATCAATACGGCCATTCAGCAGATCTCCCCAGGCCATATTCTGATCTTTATAAGACACCACGGTGACACCGTGCTTCTCCCAGTGCTCTTTGGCGTAAGTTTCCTGAATTGACCCCTGGAGAACGCCGATGGTTTTGCCCTTCAGCCCTTCCGGCGTGGCCTCTACCGCAGAACCGGCTTTCCCCACCAGCTGGGAGGGAATGCGGTAGATCGGCTGGGTGAAATCAATGCTCTTGCGACGCTGTTCGGTGATGTTCATCGCCGAGTTGATGGCGTCGAACTTCTTCGCCACCAGACCGGGGATCAGCGCATCAAACGAGGTTTCTACCCAGCTGCACTTCAGCGCGGCGGCCTGGCAGATGGCATTTCCCAGCTCTACGTCAAACCCTTCCAGCTCCCCTGACGCATTGCGGCTTTCAAACGGCGGATATTCCGCTTCCAGCCCGTACCGCAACTCGGTGGCGGCAAACGACGAGAATGAACACAGCAGACCTATGCCGACAACTAACGCGCGTAATTTCATCTTAAATTCCTTAACGTGGTGTAACCCGACACAGGGCTTGTGCACCTGCCCGTAACGTCGCCTCATCTTTCGCAAAAGAGAGACGGATCAGTTTATTGTCCGTGCCATCGGCATAAAACGCCGACAGCGGAATGGTGGCAACCCCGCCCTCAACAATCAGCCTTTTCACCATCTCACTGTCGCGCTCGTCGCTGAAGCCGCTGTAATCCGCCAGCAGGAAGAACGAACCGGCACTCGGAAGCAGCCTGAACGGTGAGTCAGCGAGCAAACTTTGCAGCAGATCGCGCTTGCGCTGATAAAACGCCGCCAGCGACAGCCAGGTTTGCGGATCGGTCATGTGTTCGGCAAACGCGTACTGCATTGGGGTATCGGCAGAGAACATTAAAAATTGATGGACTTTACAGATCTCATCCATCAGCTCCGCGGGTGCCACACAATACCCCACACGCCAGCCGGTGACGTGATAGGTTTTTCCGAAAGAAGAAATAATCACGCTGCGCTCCGCCAGCTGTGGGTGCGTCGCCATCCCGTGATGCGGTTCGCCATCAAAAACAACGTGCTCATACACTTCGTCAGACAAAATGATGATGTCGGTGTGACGCGTCAGCGCGGCCAGCTGGTGCAGATCGGCGGCTGAAAACACCTGTCCGCTCGGGTTGTGTGGCGTATTAACGATGATCATCCGCGTGCGCGGGGTAATGGCCGCCCGCACTTCATCCCAGTTCACGGCAAAATCCGGTACCGTCAGCTTAATGGCTACCGGCGTCGCCCCTTGCAGACGCACAATCGGCGCATAGCTGTCAAAGGAGGGTTCGAAATAGATCACCTCATCGCCAGGATGAACCAGCCCGCTGATGGCCGAGTAAAGCCCTTCGCTGGCGCTGGCGGTCACCAGCACCTCATTCGATGGGTCATAGTGTGTGCCATAGAGCGTGGCAATTTTGTCCGCAATGCGCTCCCTGAGCGGTTGCAGCCCGGTCATGGACGCGTACTGGTTATGCCCTGCCTCCATGGCGCGGGTCACGCCGGTGATAAGTTTTGGGTCGCAGGAAAAATTCGGCGCACCCTGAGAAAGGTTGATGGCGTTATGCCGGGCTGAAAGCTGGCCGATAACGGTAAAAATGGTGGTTCCCACATCGGGCAATTTGGATCGTGTCTGCACCGGCGTTTTCAAAGTCATCCTCTGTCCCTTCTCGTGGTGAATGCATAACTATTCAAACAACAACTTCATTGTCGGGACAATCGAATTGTTGTCATAATAGCCATGACAAAAATGCATAGCTAAGGTGAGATATGTCGCGCCGTTCATTTCCGCTTAATGCCGTAGAGACGTTCATTGTGACCGCGCGTCACCTGAATCTGACCCACGCCGCCAGAGAGCTTTGTCTGACGCAGGGGGCGGTAAGCCGTAAAATCGCCTCGCTGGAAAGCTGGTTCGGCTTCCCGCTGTTCGAACGCCATGCGCGCGGCCTGCGTCTCTCTTCGCAGGGAAGCGCCCTGCTGCCGGAGCTGCAATCTGCGTTTGAACACCTGCTGAACGTCGCTGAACAGGCACGGTCGCACCAGACCGTGATTCGTCTGAAAGCGCCTACCTGCGCAATGCGCTGGCTGGTGCCGCGTCTGTTACAGGTGGAACGTGAACAGCCGGAACTCCAGATTGCGCTGACCACCACCACCGATCACAACGTCAATTTCAAAACCGAATCCTATGACGCGGCGATTGTGTTTGGGACGCACATGAGCGCCGGGGATCTGCTGTTCGAAGAGGCCTTAACGCCGGTGATGAGTCCGCTGCGGGCCGGTTCTGCGCTGGAAACGCTCACCTTCCTGCACCCCACGCGGGACAAGACGGACTGGACGCTATGGCTGGCGAAACAGCCGCACCCGACGCCAGCTATGCTCAAAAATCAACACTTCGAAACCATGGATCTGGCAATTACCGCCGCCATTCAGGGGCTGGGCATCGCCATCGCGGATGAAACGCTGGTGGAGGAGGACGTGCGCGCCGGACGGCTGATGCGGCCTTTTGACACAAGCATCAAGACGGGGGCGAGCTACCGGCTGGTATTACGCGACGCACCCGGCCCGGAAAACGGGCTGGATGCGTTTCGCGCCTGTCTGCTCAGTCGAGGCTGACGTGGTGTTTCATCACCCGTTTGAAGAGGCTCATGCGGGCACGCATGAAACGGTTTTCAAGCCGAAAACCTGCATGTTTATTCACACCGATACGTAAGAGTACGTCCCGCCCTTTCCGGCAGGCGGGCCAGCGCGTCGGCCCTGCCAGACTGTCACGTGCCCCCGCATCCCGGGCAAAACTCACCCAGTAGTCCGCCACCTGAGCGGCGAAGACCAGATCGCGTTCGTTGACATACTGCCGCGAAGGTTCCACCAGGCCAAGGGTATCGAACACGTAGGGCACTTCGTTACCGTGCCAGGCGCCGTTAATGTAGGTCGCGTGCTCCGCTTCGGCCACATAATCAAACCAGTATCGCCAGCACAAACCGCCCGCCCGCTGCTGCGCCTGCATCACCACGTATCCCATGGTGGTAAAGGCCATGTCGCGGCATACCTGCCTGCCGAGTTCCTCATCGCCCTTCACGCCCGGATAGAGCAGCTTGATCAGCCCCAGGCCGAAGCGCCGCTCGCGGCGAAGCTTCTGGATCTGCCCGGCAAGATCGACCCCGAATACCGACATCACGCTGGCTTCGTCGCTGTTCGACCCTATCATCACCGGTACAGGATGCTGACGGGCCGCGAAAAAGACGTCGAGCATGGCTTCAGGCAGAACGCAGTCACCCACGATGGGCGCAGGAGCGATATTCAGCGGCGAGGTCAGCGGCCAGAACGCCTCAGGCGGGATCGCGCGAAGCTGTTCCGCGGTGGCATTTTCCAGACCGAAATGGGCGGCAATGGCTTCGCCTTTATGCATGGCCTGTTCGCGCGGCGTGTCCGGCAGTGTGTACCCGCTTTGCACAATGGCTTTATGGAACAGCCCTCCCGCAAGCGGGGAAGCCATCAGCGACAGCACGCTGCGCGCCCCGGCCGACTCGCCAAAAACGGTAATGTTCTCAGGATCGCCGCCGAACGCGGCAATGTTATCGCGCACCCATTCCAGGGCCTGGATCTGATCGAGCAGCGCAAAATTATGCACCACGCGCTCTTCCTCCCCCTCCAGCGCCGGATGGGCAAAAAAGCCGAGGTGCCCGAGACGGTAATTAATTGTCACCACCACCGCGCCGCGCTTCGCCAGCGCCCTGCCGTTATACGGAGGCAGCCCGCCAGCGC is a window of Enterobacter hormaechei ATCC 49162 DNA encoding:
- a CDS encoding glucan biosynthesis protein D, with amino-acid sequence MNRRRFLKGSLAMAALSGTSGLASLFSQAAYAADSDIADGQSRRFDFSVLQSMAHDLAKTPWGGAPRPLPETLATMTPQAYNAIRYDEKQSLWNNIEGRQLDAQFFHMGMGFRRRVRMFSLDQTTSQAREIHFRPELFSYGDTGVDTRQLEGQSDLGFAGFRVFKAPELARRDIVSFLGASYFRAVDDTYQYGLSARGLAVDTFTDTPEEFPDFTSFWFETVKPGDTTFTVYALLDSPSITGAYKFVIHCEKSQVIMDVENHLYARKDIKQLGISPMTSMFSCGNNERRMCDTIHPQIHDSDRLAMWRGNGEWICRPLNNPQKLQFNAYQDKNPKGFGLLQLDRDFSHYQDVMGWYNKRPSLWVEPRNNWGKGAIALMEIPTTGETLDNVVCFWQPEKPVQAGDELDFKYRLYWSAQPPVRSPLANVYATRTGMGGFPEGWAPGENYPKVWARRFAIDFVGGDLKAAAPKGIEPVITLSSGEAKQVEILYVEPFDGYRILFDWYPTSDSTEPVDMRLFLRCQGDAISETWLYQYFPPAPDKRNYVDDRIMR
- a CDS encoding ABC transporter substrate-binding protein, translated to MKSTFTMITLALAALTVSSTVAAKTLVYCSEGSPENFNPQLYTSGTSVDASAVPVYNRLVDFKPGTTELVPSLAESWEVSEDGKIYTFHLRKGVKFHSNKLFTPTRDFNADDVIFSFMRQKDVNHPYHNVSNGSYSNFESLEFGSLITAIDKVDDHTVRFTLAHPEAPFVADLAWYFASILSAEYADAMLKAGTPEKVDMQPIGTGPFKLAQYQKDSRILFTAFPDYWQGKSKLDRLVFTITPDASVRFAKVEKNECQVMPFPNPADLPRMKANKDINLMSKAGLNTGFLAFNTQKPPLDNVKVRQALAMAINKPAIIEAVFHGTGTAAKNLLPPGVWSADSALKDYDYDPEKAKALLTEAGFAYGVSIELWAMPVQRPYNPNAKRMAEMIQADWSKVGVQAKIVTYEWGEYLKRVKGGEHQAALMGWTTATGDPDNFFGPLFTCTSANGGSNSAKWCYKPFDDLIAEAKSITDREKRVALYKQAQQMMHDQMPAVMIAHSTIFEPVRKEVTGYEIDPFGKHLFWQVDLKE
- a CDS encoding ABC transporter substrate-binding protein — its product is MKLRALVVGIGLLCSFSSFAATELRYGLEAEYPPFESRNASGELEGFDVELGNAICQAAALKCSWVETSFDALIPGLVAKKFDAINSAMNITEQRRKSIDFTQPIYRIPSQLVGKAGSAVEATPEGLKGKTIGVLQGSIQETYAKEHWEKHGVTVVSYKDQNMAWGDLLNGRIDASLVMSAAGQAGFLSKPQGKGFGFIGKPVSDDTILGSGIGFGLRKGDEATKKQLDAAIDKVRADGTIAKLADKYFPGIDVSVK
- the pepT gene encoding peptidase T; the encoded protein is MGSELSRQLTQRFFRYLAITSQSDPKVKTLPSTPGQHEMARELAKELETLGLDDIVIDEFATVTAVKKGNVPGAPRIGFITHIDTVDVGLSPDIHPQILTFTGDDLCLNKEKEIWLRVKEHPEILAYPDEEIIFSDGTSVLGADNKSAVTVVMTVLENLTAEHKHGDIVVAFVPDEEIGLCGAKALDLKRFDVDFAWTIDCCELGEIVYENFNAAAAEIRFTGVTAHPMSAKGVLVNPLLMATDFISHFDRQQTPECTEGREGYIWFNGIQAGQNEAVLKANIRDFDKEGFAARKQQIADVAARIAAQHPTAKVEYRIEDTYSNISNAIGEDRRAIDLMFEAMESLGITPRPTPMRGGTDGAALSAKGLLTPNFFTGAHNFHSKFEFLPLSSFEASYRTALQLCLLAAR
- the rimL gene encoding 50S ribosomal protein L7/L12-serine acetyltransferase; this encodes MTSEIIPINQEIELRAVDERYTFDLHNLVIKNKTWLQTAFDWAQHVGSEEDTRRNVQSNQMLHQRGYAKMFLIFMKDELVGVLSFNAIEPANKAGYIGYWLDEAHQGQGILSQALQAFMRYYVERGEIRRFVIKCRVDNQSSNRVAQRNGFTLEGCMREAEMLNGRFDDVNLYARIFPL
- the tehB gene encoding tellurite resistance methyltransferase TehB, giving the protein MTVDENYFTEKYGLTRTHSEVLYSAGIVKPGKTLDLGCGNGRNSLYLAANGYDVTAWDKNPMSIDNIERIKAAEGIANLKTAIKDLNTLTFDGEYDFILSTVVLMFLEAKTIPGLIANMQGCTKPGGYNLIVAAMDTEDYPCTVGFPFAFKTGELSHYYEGWELIKYNEEVGELHRTDANGNRIKLRFATMLARKPA
- the ydcK gene encoding YdcK family protein — its product is MTKYRLSNETRLWRWQDGSTPCTTSLRQIIAVKDFNDVTRGTKGGWVEDENALAQDGDCWVYDENSVVFAGARICGNARLTQPCIVSHRAHVGGNSWLDAAEVSHGAIISDNVTIQHSSVRGECRIAGDARVLHNSMVIAAKGLTPDREQILQIYDRATVSQSRIVHQAQIYGDAMVTWAFVEHRAEVFDRAILEGNALNNVWVCDCAKVYGNARLLAGSEDDAIPTLRYSSQVAENALVEGNCVIKHHVLIGGEAWLRGGPILIDDKVVIQGRARISGDVLIEHQVEVTDDAVIEAFEGESIHVRGSKVINGDTRITRTPLLGAL
- the tehA gene encoding dicarboxylate transporter/tellurite-resistance protein TehA: MHNQNQRVLNLPAGYFGMVLGTIGMGFAWRYAGTIWPVTRWPGEILVALAVAMWFLLSVAFLTRAVRFPHSVLSEMRHPVMSSFVSLFPATTLLVAIGFVPWYRPVALGLFGVGVVIQLAYAAWQSAGLWRGKHPEEATTPGLYLPTVANNFISAMACGALGFHDAGLVFLGAGVFSWLSLEPVILQRLRSAGELPAALRTSLGIQLAPALVACSAWFSVNGGEADTFAKMLFGYGLLQLLFMLRLMPWYLSQPFNASFWSFSFGVSALATTGLHLGQSSPSGFFHALAVPLFIFTNAIIAMLLVRTFILLMQGKLLVRADKALLMQSEEK